From one Rhodamnia argentea isolate NSW1041297 chromosome 1, ASM2092103v1, whole genome shotgun sequence genomic stretch:
- the LOC125316406 gene encoding germin-like protein subfamily 1 member 7, which translates to MKFLPVSFLILALAAAAAFAYDPSPLQDICVATNDLNAGVFVNGKFCKDPKQATADDFLFMGFRNPGNTSNPLGSKVTPAFVDQFPGLNTLGISMARIDFAPGGLNPPHTHPRGTEVLVVVEGTLLVGFVTSNQLNNTLFTKVLYKGDVFVFPIGLIHFQLNIGNTYALAFAGLSSQNPGVITIANAVFGAKPPISADVLTKAFQVDKKVVDYLQAQFWYDNN; encoded by the exons ATGAAGTTTCTTCCAGTTAGCTTTCTCATATTGGCTTTGGCAGCTGCCGCTGCTTTCGCTTATGACCCGAGTCCTCTTCAGGACATATGCGTGGCCACCAATGACCTCAACGCTGGAG tatttgtgaatggaaagttctgCAAGGACCCGAAACAAGCCACGGCTGATGATTTCCTCTTTATGGGGTTCAGGAATCCTGGAAACACATCGAATCCGCTTGGATCAAAAGTCACACCGGCTTTTGTCGACCAATTTCCGGGACTCAACACTCTTGGAATATCCATGGCTCGCATCGACTTTGCTCCCGGCGGCCTAAATCCTCCCCACACTCACCCCCGCGGCACTGAGGTTCTGGTCGTGGTGGAGGGTACCCTACTTGTTGGCTTCGTCACATCCAACCAATTAAACAACACCCTCTTCACCAAAGTCTTGTACAAGGGCGACGTGTTTGTGTTCCCTATTGGTCTCATTCACTTTCAGTTGAATATCGGAAACACCTATGCGCTGGCCTTTGCCGGTCTAAGCAGCCAGAACCCGGGAGTCATTACCATTGCTAATGCCGTCTTCGGAGCGAAGCCACCCATTTCTGCTGATGTGctcaccaaggccttccaagTGGACAAGAAGGTTGTTGACTACCTCCAGGCACAGTTTTGGTACGACAACAACTAA